Proteins encoded by one window of Cloeon dipterum chromosome 2, ieCloDipt1.1, whole genome shotgun sequence:
- the LOC135936907 gene encoding transmembrane protease serine 9-like: protein MKVGLSLIIFLSSAFCVARCSTFSAPYFEDGENLSYKDCGVWDRSSANRSSWIAILVQNQKQCFGIVISPRAILTLECEINMEEKENIQAFVGDCGTVYSRNETACTNQTIEVQDVIELNKNPRAAERVLLHLIITKKMSSISPICLFNRAKYSDVVEQTNKNYFALQRWQNPQEKQSWDNLAPRQIVPFENCFSNSSNLTELYEKLELAPQSLLCVRASDNFNDISLVNSYKQRYFLRGLRVNHGLLKEPSNHRIIIDILPYIDMIAKYTKDIPVLPRIPPAHPKKGLNKKSLSFPKCGLTPDALENNGGKLKSEFGETQRLYGGYDSRPDAHPWHAQVENIHTISICGGTLISTKAVLTAAHCIFGLNASDFDVTIGVYDRKSSYSPKIQINTPSRLISHPNYTSGQFHYDIGLMIFDEEQFNITEHVRPICLWNEDASLERVSENQAVVIGFGITDSNKTLPETLQEAKLQIRSHKVCYLSNRRFFQKYLKPGDNFCAGYTNGTTACHGDSGGSLSLEKNGRWFIRGIVSFGMSKKSANASGGAQETVCNPNSYSLFTDVANYMDWILENAPEVYEYYEEETLQTSIFPDFSWSVLILALVIIFFVYILFKYN, encoded by the exons ATGAAAGTTGGACTTTCGCTGATTATTTTCTTGAGCTCTGCATTTTGCGTTGCGCGATGCAGTACATTCTCAGCTCCAT ATTTCGAGGACGGAGAAAATCTGAGCTACAAAGACTGCGGAGTTTGGGACCGAAGTAGCGCAAACCGCAGTTCGTGGATTGCAATTTTAGtgcaaaatcaaaaacaaTGTTTTGGAATAGTAATTTCTCCAAGGGCAATCCTCACgc tCGAGTGTGAGATCAACATGGAAGAGAAGGAAAACATTCAAGCTTTCGTTGGCGACTGCGGGACTGTTTATTCACGCAATGAAACGGCATGCACCAACCAAACCATCGAG GTGCAAGATGTGAttgaattgaacaaaaatccGCGAGCTGCAGAAAGAGTATTGCTGCATTTAAtcataactaaaaaaatgtcctCAATAAGCCCCATTTGTTTGTTCAACCGGGCAAAATACTCAGACGTGGTGGAACAAAcgaacaaaaattactttgcatTGCAAAGATGGCaa AACCCCCAAGAGAAGCAATCTTGGGACAACCTTGCACCAC GACAAATCGTgccttttgaaaattgcttCAGCAACAGTTCCAATTTGACGGAGCTGTATGAGAAGTTGGAACTTGCCCCTCAAAGTCTTCTATGTGTGCGTGcttcagataattttaatg ACATTTCTCTGGTGAATTCGTACAAGCAACGCTATTTCCTCCGAGGATTGAGGGTGAACCACGGCCTGTTGAAAGAACCTTCAAACCATAGGATAATAATCGATATTTTACCCTACATCGATATGATCGCAAAATACACAAAAGACATCCCCGTCCTACCTCGGATCCCACCTGCGCATCCCAAAAAAG gaCTCAACAAGAAAAGCCTGAGTTTTCCAAAATGTGGACTAACACCAGATGCATTAGAGAATAATGGaggcaaattgaaaagtgaATTCGGAGAGACGCAGCGGTTGTACGGCGGCTACGATTCTCGACCTGACGCTCACCCTTGGCATGCTCaggttgaaaatattcataCAATTTCAATCTGCGGAGGAACCCTCATCTCGACTAAAGCAGTTTTGACGG ctGCCCACTGCATTTTTGGACTGAATGCTAGTGACTTTGATGTTACAATTGGAGTGTATGACAGAAAATCTTCATATTCTCCCAAAATACAAATCAATACG CCTAGCAGGTTGATCTCCCATCCTAATTACACATCCGGGCAATTTCATTACGATATCGGTCTGATGATTTTCGACGAGGAACAATTTAACATAACCGAACACGTCCGTCCGATTTGCCTGTGGAATGAAGACGCCAGTCTCGAACGCGTTTCTGAAAACCAAGCTGTG gtgATAGGATTCGGAATCACGGACAGCAACAAAACCCTTCCTGAAACTCTCCAAGAGGCTAAATTGCAAATCAGGTCCCATAAAGTGTGCTACCTGAGCAACCGGAGGTTCtttcagaaatatttgaaGCCAGGAGACAACTTTTGCGCTGGATACACTAACG GAACAACCGCGTGCCATGGAGACAGCGGAGGCAGTCTTTCGCTCGAGAAGAACGGCCGGTGGTTCATTCGCGGCATCGTCAGCTTTGGCATGTCGAAAAAGTCTGCAAACGCGAGCGGCGGAGCGCAGGAGACAGTTTGCAACCCAAACAGCTATTCGCTCTTCACCGACGTTGCGAATTACATGGACTGGATTCTAGAAAATGCGCCCGAGGTTTACGAGTATTACGAAGAAGAAACATTACAAACGAGTATTTTCCCCGACTTTAGCTGgtccgttttaattttggctttggtgattatcttttttgtttatattttattcaaatataattaa
- the LOC135937227 gene encoding uncharacterized protein LOC135937227: MKVGLSLIIFLSSAFCVARCSTFSAPYFEDGENLSYKDCGVWDRSSANRSSWVAVLVQNQKQCFGIVISPRAILTLECEINMEEKENIQAFVGDCGTVYSRNESECINQTIEVQDVIELNQNPRAAERVLLHLIITKKMSKISPICLFNRAKDSDVVEQTNKNYFALQRWQNPQEKQSRDNLAPRQIVPLENCFSNSSNLTELYQKLELAPQSLLCVRASDNFNDISLVNSYKQRYFLRGLRVIHGLLKEPSNHRIIIDILPYIDMIAKYTKDIPVLPRIPPAHHKKGLNTKSLSFPKCGLAPDEIENNGGKLKSEFGETQRLYGGYDSRPDAHPWHAQVENTQTISICGGTLISTKAVLTAAHCIFGLNASDFDVTIGVYDRKSAYSPKIQLNTPSRLISHPNYTSGQFHYDVGLMIFDEEHFKVTEHVRPICLWNEDASLERVSENQAVVIGFGITDSNKTLPETLQEAKLQIRSHKECYLSNRRFFQKYLKPGDNFCAGYTNGTTACHGDSGGSLSLEKNGRWFIRGIVSFGMSKKSANASGGAQETVCNPNSYSLFTDVANYMDWILENAPEVYKYYEKEDISQRANMFHKFSWSMLLLAMACIYFVYILCKFYCKKVDYSI; the protein is encoded by the exons ATGAAAGTTGGACTTTCGCTGATTATTTTCTTGAGCTCTGCATTTTGCGTTGCGCGATGCAGTACATTCTCAGCTCCAT ATTTCGAGGACGGAGAAAATCTGAGCTACAAAGACTGCGGAGTTTGGGACCGAAGTAGCGCAAACCGCAGTTCGTGGGTCGCAGTTTTAGtgcaaaatcaaaaacaaTGTTTTGGAATAGTAATTTCTCCAAGGGCAATCCTCACgc tcgaGTGTGAGATCAACATGGAAGAGAAGGAAAACATTCAAGCTTTCGTTGGCGACTGCGGGACTGTTTATTCACGCAATGAAAGTGAATGCATCAACCAAACCATCGAg GTGCAAGATGTGATTGAATTGAACCAAAATCCGCGAGCTGCAGAAAGAGTATTGCTGCATTTAAtcataactaaaaaaatgtccaaaataagcccaatttgtttgttcaaCCGGGCAAAAGACTCGGACGTGGTGGAACAAAcgaacaaaaattactttgcatTGCAAAGATGGcaa aaCCCCCAAGAGAAGCAATCTCGGGACAACCTTGCACCAC GACAAATCGTGCCTCTTGAAAATTGCTTCAGCAACAGTTCCAATTTGACGGAGCTGTACCAGAAGTTAGAGCTTGCCCCTCAAAGTCTTCTTTGTGTGCGTGcttcagataattttaatg acATTTCTCTGGTGAATTCGTATAAGCAACGCTATTTCCTCCGAGGATTGAGAGTGATCCACGGCCTGTTGAAAGAACCTTCGAACCATAGGATAATAATCGATATTTTGCCCTACATCGATATGATCGCAAAATACACAAAAGACATTCCCGTCCTACCTCGGATCCCACCTGCGCATCACAAAAAAG GACTCAACACGAAAAGCCTGAGTTTTCCAAAATGTGGACTAGCACCAGATGAAATAGAGAATAATGgaggcaaattaaaaagtgaattcGGAGAGACGCAGCGGTTGTACGGCGGCTACGATTCTCGACCTGACGCTCACCCTTGGCATGCTCAGGTTGAAAATACTCAAACAATTTCAATCTGCGGAGGAACCCTCATCTCGACTAAAGCAGTTTTGACGG ctGCCCACTGCATTTTTGGTCTGAATGCTAGTGACTTTGATGTTACAATTGGAGTGTATGACAGAAAATCTGCATATTCTCCCAAAATACAACTCAATACG CCTAGCAGGCTGATCTCGCATCCTAACTACACATCGGGGCAATTTCATTACGATGTTGGTCTGATGATTTTCGACGAGGAACATTTTAAAGTAACCGAACACGTCCGTCCGATTTGCCTGTGGAATGAAGACGCCAGTCTCGAACGCGTTTCTGAAAACCAAGCTGTG gtgATAGGATTCGGAATCACGGACAGCAACAAAACCCTTCCTGAAACTCTTCAAGAGGCTAAATTGCAAATCAGGTCCCATAAAGAGTGCTACCTGAGCAACCGGAGGTTCtttcagaaatatttgaaGCCAGGAGACAACTTTTGCGCTGGATACACTAACG gAACAACTGCGTGCCATGGAGACAGCGGAGGCAGTCTTTCGCTCGAGAAGAACGGCCGGTGGTTTATTCGCGGCATCGTCAGCTTTGGCATGTCGAAAAAGTCTGCAAACGCGAGCGGCGGAGCGCAGGAGACAGTTTGCAACCCAAACAGCTATTCGCTCTTCACCGACGTGGCTAATTACATGGACTGGATTCTTGAAAATGCGCCCGAAGTTTACAAGTATTACGAAAAGGAAGATATTTCACAAAGAGCCAACATGTTCCACAAATTTAGTTGGTCCATGCTACTTTTAGCCATGGCATGTATTTATTTCGTTTACAtcttatgcaaattttactgtaAGAAGGTTGAttattcgatttaa
- the LOC135937228 gene encoding plasma kallikrein-like — protein MATVVGFGLTNNFKASGSLLETKMPIKSHKECYLSDRKFFGKYLKPGDNFCAGYTNGTNVGKGDSGGSLAVEKDGRWFIRGVVSMGKKLQNDTVPHSYSLFNDVANYMDWIVENTPDLSFQGSN, from the exons ATGGCCACG GTGGTCGGATTTGGattaacaaacaatttcaaagCGTCTGGAAGCCTCCTTGAAACCAAGATGCCGATAAAATCGCACAAAGAGTGCTACCTGAGTGACCGGAAAttctttggaaaatatttgaaacccGGAGACAATTTTTGCGCTGGCTACACGAACG gAACAAACGTTGGTAAGGGAGACAGTGGAGGGAGCCTCGCTGTTGAAAAAGACGGTCGCTGGTTCATCAGAGGAGTCGTCAGTATGGgaaaaaagttacaaaatgACACAGTCCCACACAGCTATAGTTTATTCAACGATGTTGCAAACTATATGGATTGGATTGTAGAGAATACTCCAGATTTGTCGTTTCAGGGCTCAAATTGA